gaaattatgtgagaaagatgagtttacaggaatttgtgagagcatggaggccaaactagaattaagtggagctaaaggaccatgcttaaatatCTAAGGAGGAGTAGCTAGAGTCCTTGGATTGTCTACcatgattggaagcttcaaataaggaaagaaatcaaagaggcagaatttgaaaaggaaaaatctaatCTGAGCACCGATCAGTATTTTGAGCGTATCTCTCTCTTCAAAATTCCAATTGATACAAAACTATATGGGTTGGAATCAtaacttaaatatctacaactttccagttttgagtttttcaaaattctcaagttttgaaggcagaaattaactcacaagttaccaCTGTAAACTTGgacgaaaattaaaatagtaaaagttttattttctttggacacttttgACATTAGGGTTTGGAAGGGAGGCTGTGTAGAAcgaattttggagagaaaaccttgtatttttctttctctaatggaagcctaaactctttgctagggctaggggttatgtttcttttatacggtatgaatattcaatgtgattctttctaggattttatcaacgacatatttgattgttcaattagatttcttttgatgtattagttcttccatgctttcaataagttcaatcatgtttttcttattgtttagataaatttctaatagtttcaaattgaaatcaaGTTCTAAagtgaatgaattttttttgaaaacttttctaaccgcattattaatcgaggttatcatgcgttcttgaattgtctcagttcaaccaaatcataagtttttaattgtataagaacaatcaattatgaaatatatattttcttagatcacaaagaatttcatatcgatATAAGAAAACACCCCGATGCCCTAGTgcttacattattgatttaaattagtttttattattattcttgttaacagtccccaagcaaaattatttttcttcttcacccaaattgttatttaattatattgtctttgaatttaccctgctccttgtggttcgacTTTGGTACTCctagaattatattgctacgatctcctgcacttgggagtggGCAAgcatgtctatatatatatatgcatcacCATTTATCATGCATTCTTTTCTTCTGcgcttctcttttattttgtgttttttaggcTAACCTCGAGCCCATGTCTATTTATCACCCCATGATTGAGGAGGTCTCTGCTGCTATGGGCACACCCATGGAGGGTCTCTTTGATGGGACTGATGTGGTGACTGAGGCCATGGCCTCTGCTTCTGTTGCTGCACAGGGAGTTCCTGTTGAGACCCCCATCCTTTTAGTCGAGCCTAGACCTATAGAGGAGGGTACCCAGACCGAGAGGGTCAGTGAGTTTGCTCCCATTCCTACTGAGACCCCTACTCCTCATAAGGGAGTTACTCTTGTGGTTGCTTCTTTGAATGAGAGTGCTTCCTCTCCTACGCCCCTTGTTATTTCAACCAGTGATCATTTGCGGCTTTATCTCAGGTTGTAAAGGATGGTTCTTCTCTGGTGGTCACTCTTTCATCCATTCCTAATTCTGCCACTTGTGGGCCCGATGCAGATTTGTCTTCTGATGAGGGATCTAAGGAGGTTCTTGAAAATTCAGATGATGAGCCTACCATGAAGAAGAGGGTCTCAGATTTTGACAAGGAGGACAGTGGTGAGCATGAGATCAAGGCTATAGGTACGTATTCCTTGCACTTGTTAGGCTTTCTTTCCCATCCTTTATCATTGccatctctttttatttatttatttattttttatatgtacaTGACTTTCTGATGCAATCTTTGATTATTCTGCCTGTTCATTCCCTTTTCCACAAATATTCCTGAGGAGCCTGAAACTGCAGCAGACATCGCAATGCCTACAGCCCCCATTCTTGCCACACTTGCAGTTTCTGTTTCTGCCACACCTACAGCTCCTATTTCTGCCATAACGAAAGCCCCCATTTCTACAGGTCTTGGtatgttttctttcttccatCTCCTTCCTTATCTTTGTCATGGATTCGTtcccctcatttcatccattcCTTTTGCTGCATTCCATATATTCTTTTAGGTCTGATTCTTACTGGTGTGGCTGCACCTTCTCAGTTTGAGATGGGTAGCAGATCTGCTATAGTTCAAGATCTCATGAGCGAGGCTACGACTTTCTTCACCTGTTTTGACCAGCCCGAGGTTTATGATCTTGATCTTGCAGACTTCTGGGGTGTTGGGTCTCCTTATGTTGATTTCTATGGCTTCAAGGTTCTTGGGGAGTGCACTTCTCATTTGGAGGCATTCTACAGGAGCTGTGGAGACTTCATGCAGGGGTATCTTCTTGGCCGTTCTGCGAGGGAGCATTTCTTGAAGTTGTTGGGAAGCGTGATGAATGATATTGAGCACAACTTCATTGATACTGTTTCTACCGAGAGGATCTTGTAGTGGAGGGCTGTAGTTCAAGGGTTGATTAGAGTGGGCTTTGTCGTGGAGTTCATGTTGGACCATTTGCATGAGATTGCTCGAGCCTTCTTCATGAAGAAGGTTCAGCCTGTTGTGGATGCTATAGACACGTGCATTGAGGCATTGAAGAAGGAGGTGGCAGATTTCAAGGTACGTCGCGAGTGCCTACTTTTTGGTGTTGTCGGACCCAGCCGCTTTGGAGATCAGACCCTCATTCCGGACTTTGATGAGATTATGCAGTTcctccttttgttttctttccccTTACTCCCCTATCTAGCACACTTTTTATATTCTACAGTACTTATTTGGCAAGTCTAACATGACTTCTATAGTTTGGGTTTGTAAACTATAATACTACATTTGCTACAAGTATTGCTATGACTATGATACAATGTGTTTTCTTTTGCTAATACTTCATAGTTTTTCATTACATTCTAAATAAAATCATGCTACAACATTTTCTTGTGACATGGTCACTtggaggaaaggaaaaaaaagtaactaactaaacaaaaaaaagggacGACTACACGctgtctttctttttcaagcATAATATCATTTTAACCATTTGTCATTGATGGGGTCCATTAGATCTTTGCCATCCATCTAAGCCAAACGATAATACCCACTTGCATGTGCTTTTCTTATCACAAAGGGTCCCTTCCATTTTGGTGAGAATTTAGATGGTTCTACCATACTTTTCCTAACGTGGTCTACTGCCTTTAGTACAAGTTGCCTTTCTACAAACACTCTCTCTCTAGTCATCCTGCCATAGGCTTCAGTCATTCTTTGTTTGTGTTTACGGTTGTGTTCTTGAGCCTCTTCCCTTTTCTCATCCATACCCTCTAGGTCTTCATACCTTTCTGCCGCaaaaatttccttcttcttttctttcttttgcacTTGCACGACTCTTAAAGAGGGAGTCATTACTTCAGCTGGGCTCATCATCTCCATCCCGTAGACAAAAGAGAAGGGCGAAAACCTTGTGGCTGACTTTGGTGAGTTTCGGTAAGCCCAAAGGGCGTCTCGCAGGTGCTTTTCCCATCCCCCATTATATTCCTGGTTCATCTTGCTAATAATCTTTATGAAAGTCTTGTTCGTCGCCTCTGCCTGCCCATTCCCTTGAGGGTAATAGGGCGATGACAGGTGGTCCTTGATCTGGTAGAACTCTAGCATTTTTCTCACCTCACTATTGACAAAGGGCGGCCATTGTCACTAATGATTTTGTGAGGTACTTCGAACCGAACAATTatgttttctttgataaaaTTTGCCACTGCCCCTCTTGTGGCTTTATGGAGTGGTATTGCTTTCGTCCACTTGGTAAAGTACTTCGTAGCCACTAGGATCCATATGTACCCACTTGATGGTGGATTAACTGGTCCCACCAAATTAAGCCCCTAAGTGTGGAAGGGCCATGAGGTGACCATGCTATTCAAGTTTTGTGGGTGATTTTGAATCAAGTTGGCTTGTACTTGGCAGTTGTGGCATTTCTTTACAAATTTTGTTGTGTCTCTTTTCATAGTGAGCCAGTAATAACCCATCTGTAGTAGGCATCtgtacaactttttcttttcttggtgcTCCCCGCATTCTCCTGCATGTACCTCCTTTATCATTTCCCTTGTTTCTTCGAGGCCCAAACATCATAACAGGTCTCCATCGTACCCTTTCTTGAAAAGGACCCCGTTGTGCAAAAAGTAGCATATTGTCAACCTTTTAAGCTTATATCTTTCACTATGTTTCTGTGGTAGGATGCTCTCTGTCAGGTATTGCACAAACGGGTTTCTCCAATCCTCGCTGATGAAGACAGCATAGCTTTCCTCCTTGTCTGCTACAAGCTGATAGGCTTCCCATTGGGTCTAGACTTGGTTCGCATCCTTACCCATGCTTGGCCAATAGAAACCTAACCTTTGGAGTCTGCGATAAAGGCTGACTTCTCCGCAGAACCTGCAGGTTTTATCATGTACTTCCCTCAACTTTCTTTGGGCCTCCTCTTGCCCCACACATCTCAATAGGATTCCTCCCAACATTTTGCGATATAATTCTCCTTTCATCAGGGTGTAGTCTTTCAATGCTTTCAATTCTgccatatcttcttctttcatcAAGGCTTCCTTTATGGGAATCCTCCAATCctctttgcatctttcttcctaGAATCTCTCCTTTAACATTTCAATAATGGACTCCTTTTGTTTGTTGACTTCTACTCTAGTGCTGCTTCCTTCAAATGTTATTTGTAATCCCAATGCTACCAACGCGTCCATGTACCGATTTTCACTTCTCAGAGCAtactctatttcaaatgttgaGAACTTTTCCTTTATCTTCTGGGCCATTGTCCTGTACGGGGCTAAGCTGGGCTCTTTTAGAAAGAAGCTTCCTTTGGTCTGGTAGACCACTAGGTTGGAATCACCTATCACCTTCAAATATTTGACCCCCATTTCGAGGGCTGTAGCTAGCCCGATGAGATAAGCCTTATATTTTGCGGTATTGTTTGAGCAAGGAAATTCCAACTTGAACGAAAGCGCCACGACCTCGTCCCCTTCATGCTATTGGACTATTCTTGTACCTCTTGAGTGGGCAGTTGAGGATCCATCAAACTTCATTACCATTTATTCTCTGACTACTTTTGCCATGGCTACTTCCCCTGGAACCTCGTCGACTAGCGGGAATTCCTCTTCTTCTAGGAATTGTGCCAATAAGTTTGCTATAGCTTGGCTTTTACTGCTTTGGGCATTCCCGCCTTCAAATCATACTGTGACAACTATAATAACCACTAGGATATCCTTCCAGAGGATTGGCTGCCGCAACAAAGCCTTGATTAATTAAGACTTCATCATCAACCATACCTCGTAGGCTAGGAAGTAATGGCATTGCCTTTGTGAAGCATAGACTATTTACAAGCATGCTTTTTCTGCCCTGGGATAGGGAGTCTCCGCATCTTTTAGAGCGCAACTGATGTAGAAGACTGGTTGCTTAGCATCGCTTCCATCTTCTTGGGCGATCAACGCGCCTATGGCATACAAGTTGGTGGCTAAGTAGAGTAGTAGCAGCCTTTTGCGGATTGGGGCTTGCACTGTAGGAAGGTTCGTCATAATTTACTGTAACCTTCTAAAGGCTATCTGCTGTGCCTCTCCCCATTCGAAGCTTTACCCCTTCTTGAGTAACTTGGTGAAGGCCGAGGTGATTGATGCTAAACCAAGGATGAACCTTTGAATGTACGAAACTTTCCCCAGAAAACTCTTCAGTTCCTTCACCGTGGCAGGTGGCTTCATGGTTGCTATGGTTGTGGCTTTAGCTGGGTCCACATCTATTCCTCTACTGTGGAACaggaaacccaaaaatttcccaGAAGATACTCTAAAGGCACACTTAAGGGGATTCATTCTCAACTTGAAAGTCTGGCATCTTTCAAACACCTTCCTCAATATTTGGACATGATCTTCTCGCCTTTTTGACTTCATAACTATGTTGTCTACATAGTCTTCCAACTCATAGTGCATCATGTCGTGGAATATGGCCATCATGGTACGTTGGTAAGTTGTGCTTGCAATGTTCAACCGGAAAGGCATCATAGTATAGTAGAAATTTCTTATGAGTGTCCTAAAAGTGATTTTCTCCGCATCCTTTAGCGCCATTTCAATCTAATTGTATCCGCTGAATTCGTCCATGAAAGAGAATAGGACATTTCCTGCTGTAGAGTCTATCAATAGGTCTATGTTTGGCAGTGAGAATTCATTTTTTGGGCAGGCCTTGTTGAGATTTTTGAAGTCTACACAACACCTTATCtacccattcttcttctttactagcACAATTTTGGACAACCAGTGTCGATGATGGATGGGTTTAATGAAACCCACGGCCGGTAACTTCTTCACCTCCTTTACTATTTGCTTTTCTATTTTAGTGTGGAACACTCTGGCAGGTTGAGCCACTGGCTTAGCCTTGGGATCCATGTTTAGCGTATGCACCACTAGTCCAAGATCTAACCCGGGCATCTCGCTATAATCCCATGTGAAAACATCCTTGAATTCTTTCAACAACACTACTAATTCTGACTTTTCTTCCTCTAATAATTTTGAACTAATTGAGATGGGCTTTGGCTCTTGTGGATTAGTTCCCAAGTCAACTGCTTCCAATCTTTCTTCTACTGCTACCTGTATGTCCTTTTCTACTgtaattccctcctcttccttTGTATTACTTTCTTCTTCCGAACTTTCTTGAGCCATGTAGCATACCAAACTTTAATGCTGCGGTTCTTGCCTGGGGCCCCCTTGCGTATCGCATGTGGGCCATGTGCACCTTCATAACTTGTAGACGATTCTGCCATTAGGGGTTCGAACCTTAACACATTGCGGTGCATCGTCTGATTCCAAAATGGGcgcttctttccttttctttttcttcattaataGTCTCCTTAGATCAGGCTCTGGGTCATCTTGAGTGTCTTCCCACCTAGGCACGAAGGTGCCCTGCAGTTTTGATACTAAGCTTTCC
The sequence above is drawn from the Castanea sativa cultivar Marrone di Chiusa Pesio chromosome 5, ASM4071231v1 genome and encodes:
- the LOC142634897 gene encoding uncharacterized protein LOC142634897 — its product is MLEFYQIKDHLSSPYYPQGNGQAEATNKTFIKIISKMNQEYNGGWEKHLRDALWAYRNSPKSATRFSPFSFVYGMEMMSPAEVMTPSLRVVQVQKKEKKKEIFAAERYEDLEGMDEKREEAQEHNRKHKQRMTEAYGRMTRERVFVERQLVLKAVDHVRKSMVEPSKFSPKWKGPFVIRKAHASGYYRLA